gggacaaatccatccacccggtcagaagttatggaccaaacaaaaattcggccatcttgaaattgttgacctccaaactcgaatcagttcatgaacctgccctagagcattcacacaccaaatctgggacaaatccaaacatccgttcaaaagttatcgcgttaacacgaaagaccttacgcggcggacgcggacgcggcggcggcggcggcggtgcacgcaaaaccattacatccccgacgctccgcgtttcggggatataataatgacAGTAATATGTCAGTATAACTCGTTTGGTTGGTTGCTTGTTTTGTCTCATTTTGCATGACCATTAATTTGCCATACATTCATCAAATATTATGGGCCTACTTTCTACAGCAGAATACAGACTGATTTGTAGGCCAACCCTACACATTCAACACATACAATAGGCATCAGGTCTACtctattaagccaatgtggtgtccCTGTACACTATACCACTGGTGCCCCTTTATGAACATGTGTTAAGTttgtgccccctcactggtcaaaaatgcttGGTGCCCCTGAGTCCTGTGCCACTGCCCCtaatggataatccggccctatTAGGCATAGACCGCGGAAACCCCCTTGGAGAGGTCCTCATAGCATTGCCACCCCGAGAAAAATCTCATGCAGAAGACAACCAGATATGACCTCATGCAGTAGGCAACATAGTGCCCGAGAGCTGCCCTGGACGAAATGCTGTAGCACCCCCAAGAAtgatagcctgggaaatcccatgctgtttTGCTCAATCGttcttttaaagattcttcaccattgcgagaTAGGGCTAATTTTGACATGCCAGTTTCTTACTCCAGTTTGTAACATAGTCCAATATTCAATCAAACAGCTTCATtggaggaggtctgcactctttgaGTGTATTTCTAGTTTAGTTCGACAgccagggaccatgcacaatgaGCCTAGTCATTGTTTACAAACGTAAAAAGATGGTTTGTGCCAGATAATCCAtctgcagccccccccccttaCTTGAGTCGTGCTATACTACTTTTTCTGCGGACCCCCTCTCACAACCTAGTCTATCCTTATGCCTCATACCAtgtacttgtgtcagtgcacagtgcatggaggtcttcagtgcatagtgtcacGGAAAGacttgagcactatgcactgtgccttcACTGGAAGTGACGGAAGAGTAACCTGACATGTCATCTGGCTGCATTCACCAACTACACGCTTTGTTCCCTTTGGTGGGAGTCAGGTAATCAAAGAGTAGGCCAACCGATAAGTATAGGTCTAATTATGACTCTACAAGTATAGCAAAACTTATCCAGAGAAAAATATGGGATATTTCATGGCCATTTACCCATTTGTGGGTTGGTCATAAACGCTGAATCAAAAACAATTTGAAGGAGCAGcatagatgcaatacctactcccccccatcctacacagtgcacctttgaaacaactatgctgctcatagaaACTGTGCTGCCCACTTCCAAGTAAAACAGCAATAGGGCCTATTTACTagtttgaccaaagtacagtaggttttgcaccTCAGAATGTCCCATTACTGTAAATTAAAAAGGACAGCGatggagaagattcaccttttcatgtatgaacttggttttccagtcgtaatgaatactttgatggcGATGGCAAGTatgaggtaacatttgtgaatgggcagcatgacatTCTAGAAAGAATGTGTTAAGTGTTACTCCGGCCAACTTTGAAGTTCACCAATACAACTCACTGGCACACATGTTTGCAGGAGTTTTTAAATAATCCAGTGTCAGGTTAAAGATGGACAATTGACCTTTTACTTTGCAAAATGTCACCACCTCTGGCTGAAGAGAAGGGAAATGTGCATGGTGGTTCAGGCCAATggggtatggggcacctaagtcacgccctctactttctggttcatggggcagagtgagtcaaaaaattattactgggcttgaaatgtgGTTTTTCGACatcaatccaaaccttggacatCGACTTATGCACCACAACTCGCCTTGTTCActtacattcatttttttgcaactgtctgccccatgaaccaggaagtagagggcgtgacttaggtgccccatagtggcatcagggggtgttcactcatggaaatagctactagccacaactggctaaccctaaccacgggacagtgcaaaatgaatgggtgtcaatggacattctaccattataatttttgtgattttttataattttttgtcctgaaatattaatattaagttcgaagctagaaataataagaccccatttgagtagcgtttcgattattttgcgccactagattatatactgggtcacaaagctcaatttttatggggccaaacccataaacattagcacgatgctagcgagtacaggttgaaatcttctaacctgctgtaaaactacacacctgaacgatttgtcaatacagcctattgttaaacaactgcttaccaggaatgttttgttgatatttgtgactggaaatggcagtagcaatgtatttagcatgggttcccctttccattccatacattttcccacatgaaggactggcctacgctcgttactgcagtatgcatgcaaagctaactggctacaatgggaaccaatgagactgagccttctccctgttagagattctctggtggCATCAAGGAAAGTTTAAAAAGCAATGAGttcctcccctcacacacattcacaacccAACAGGTTTGGAAACAGCAGTACTGCCCTCCAcaggcaaagggcagtaactatgccaacatggaAACTGAGGGAAAAAAGGACTCAAAGTTTTGGCATtagattggatattgtagttaccgGTACTCCAAATCTGACACTTGGACCACAAGATAAAAGATGTTATGAAGATGTTACGGTAATGTTCAATTATGAGTATAAGGTCTTTGTCAGTTAACATAAACGTACAAACgcaaaacatacacagacaccttaatttccattGGGaaaaactctactctactaagaccattttcaatctaaactcaattatggcaaaatatgtagttactgcactttgcctttagaGGGCAGAGTAGAGACAAGCGTCTCGTATTCTCTCTGGCCACTCTCCTTCCCAACTGGACTAGTGGACTGAATCAGACCAAGACACACCCAATGGAGAACaatacagacaaaaacacactctTCCCAAATAAGGTCTTTATTCATTTATACAGATATTTAAAATAGTACAAAACCTCTGGAAAACATTGAATGGTAACAAACATTTTTACACaagaataaaaacataaaaaacacccaaagcaggcacacactcaagaccaacaacacagagagacataTATACGGACTgaccaggacagacagacagaagaggacaTGATCATCTCAGCAAGACCTCTCGCCAGCCCACCACCATCCCATAATTCATCAGCACGAAGCTACAAAACAAACTGATTCGGGAGGAGGGGGGTTGGACTGCGAATACAGAACTGactaatgcagtgtgtgtgtgtgtgtgtgtgtgtgtgtgtgtgtgtgtgtgtgtgtgtgtgtgtatacatggaaGGGTGCCTGAGGGGGTAAACGTGTGTGTCACTGTTTTAATGTGGCTTTGGCCATTAGCTTCACcatgccgcgtgtgtgtgtgtgtgtgtgtgtgtgtgtgtgtgtgtgtgtgtgtgtgtgtgtgtgtgtgtgtgtgtgtgttttcagcgcTGCGATGACGTGGGGTTGGCCAGTAGTTTCTCCACCATGTTGTGTGCAAATCGCAGGCGTCCGGCGAGCTCCCTGCTACAGCCAAATTCCTCCAGGAGGCTCAGGCGATACGTGCGGAACTCGCGACGCTCATCGATGTACGTCACTGCACCCATCAGCGGACACAAGATCACCTTGGTGTGGTCCTGAGAGCGCAGAGAGAGCATAAGATCAGCGCAGGACTTCAGTAGGAACTCAACTGTGGTTTTGACATCAATGGGCATATTCAGGGCCCAAAATTaacttcatcaccagccaaaatcttactagccaaacactagtcactttgacccattagtgagtgcaagttggtgttttctactagccaaactgaaatttaaccATCATTTGGCCtgttgtctggtgttaatttagagccctgaatctAACCAGGAAACCCAGTCTAGCGGCAAAATCCACAGCTGAAAAAGCAAATCAATAACTGACCAAATCCATTGAAAGGAGTGATGTTAGAACAGTCAAGAGTCAGGTTTTGGTTATAAGGGGAGGAGTTTTGGTAAAGGGGGAGTGGTTTGAGGACACTacatcaatacattacatttagctgatactttttattcataacaaattagttctttaggtgcagggtatggggcacctaagtcacgccctctacttcct
The sequence above is drawn from the Engraulis encrasicolus isolate BLACKSEA-1 unplaced genomic scaffold, IST_EnEncr_1.0 scaffold_963_np1212, whole genome shotgun sequence genome and encodes:
- the LOC134445055 gene encoding serine/threonine-protein kinase PLK1-like, whose protein sequence is MSEHLLKAGANITPRDGDELTRLPSLNYWFRTKSAIVLHLSNGTVQVNFFQDHTKVILCPLMGAVTYIDERREFRTYRLSLLEEFGCSRELAGRLRFAHNMVEKLLANPTSSQR